In a single window of the Acyrthosiphon pisum isolate AL4f chromosome X, pea_aphid_22Mar2018_4r6ur, whole genome shotgun sequence genome:
- the LOC100575481 gene encoding uncharacterized protein LOC100575481 — protein sequence MRQVHPAENDYKSLASLKCPLCESTFNATSKLHEHIEIDHDVHLEVVSKVFESVDEFKKWKSVIEKENLAFFTINRVNGNRSYYGCHRSGSSRLTGTGKRLKWSHSSKIGSRCPARIVATNIEGRITVDYCKTHVGHSKSIKFLHLTKEERDELAGKIKIGVTFDRILDDIRESVVSNENIHRLHIVDKRDLYNIVRDYELDRDVVHKNDAFSTEMWVQEQMALGEDSPVLYFEMQGCEKNDDLLKDDFMLVLMTKYQQDVLSKYAIDKVCIDSTHGTTEHDFQLTTMLTIDEFGAGCPVAFCISNRIDSVAISQFFKSVKGKMGLIPAKILMSDDAPTYINSWTKIMCKPQHHLICNWHIDRSWRNNLNKIPDPMKQSEVYKACRTLMEILDVEQFHESLESFLAMCKDDIDTHNFGAYFEKHYAHRPEQWAFCYRSDLALNTNMFLEAMHKKLKYCYMHGNQNRRVDKCISFLMRFSRDMMFERIIRMAKNKPTFRMEQIAHSHHRSNKIEDSKIKIIDQKTWLVQSSSGPTLYSVSINDHRSCMGCPLSCPECKICIHYYTCTCIDFKIKGNFCKHVHACVRISDKKQTCLTTNEEVTTSAFESHNNSVVMGSQEQPTHLRDAVSASSQLTALLNAALGIASSATDEGKLKACKKIEEAIQILQSNKNVSENSNSSGPHFSELPDMASHRNIDQQRFNSTRKKRKLTSGRLSKPTEKEKVSIIEAINNTNRTSQVVNTEYDHKYYNHNIL from the exons ATGCGCCAAGTTCATCCGGctgaaaatgattataaaagcCTTGCGTCGTTGAAATGTCCTTTATGTGAGTCAACATTTAATGCTACATCAAAGCTTCACGAGCACATTGAAATAGACCATGATGTACACTTGGAGGTTGTGTCTAAGGTCTTTGAATCTGTTGacg aatttaaaaaatggaaaagtGTCATTGAAAAAGAAAATCTTGCTTTTTTTACCATTAATCGAGTTAATGGAAATAGATCATACTATGGATGTCATAGATCAGGATCATCCCGGTTAACAGGCACGGGCAAAAGACTGAAATGGTCACATTCCAGTAAAATTGGTTCAAGATGTCCTGCTCGAATAGTTGCAACTAATATTGAAGGCCGCATTACAGTAGATTATTGCAAGACACATGTGGGCCATTCCaagtcaattaaatttttacatttgactAAAGAGGAACGTGATGAACTGGctggcaaaataaaaattggagtGACTTTTGATCGAATCCTAGATGACATCCGTGAATCAGTAGTGTCGAATGAGAATATTCACCGCCTGCATATTGTCGATAAAagagatttatataatattgttagagaCTATGAATTGGATAGGGATGTAGTACATAAGAATGATGCATTCAGCACTGAGATGTGGGTTCAAGAACAGATGGCACTCGGAGAGGACTCacctgttttatattttgaaatgcaaGGATGCGAAAAAAACGATGATCTCTTAAAAGATGATTTTATGCTTGTATTAATGACAAAATATCAGCAAGatgtattatcaaaatatgctATTGACAAAGTTTGCATAGACAGCACTCATGGGACAACTGAACATGACTTCCAGCTCACAACAATGCTTACCATTGATGAATTTGGAGCTGGATGTCCAGTGGCTTTCTGTATCAGCAACAGGATTGATTCTGTAGCTATTTCTCAGTTTTTTAAATCTGTAAAGGGAAAAATGGGTCTTATTCCTGCCAAAATATTGATGTCTGATGATGCTCCAACATATATCAACTCCTGGACAAAGATAATGTGCAAGCCTCAACACCATTTAATTTGCAACTGGCATATTGATAGAAGCTGGAGAAACAACCTCAATAAAATACCAGACCCAATGAAGCAGTCTGAAGTATATAAAGCTTGCCGCACACTCATGGAAATTTTGGATGTTGAACAATTTCATGAGTCTTTAGAAAGTTTTCTGGCAATGTGTAAAGATGATATTGACACTCATAATTTTGGTGCTTACTTTGAAAAACACTATGCTCATCGACCTGAGCAGTGGGCATTTTGCTATCGAAGTGATCTCGCCTTGAATACTAATATGTTTTTAGAAGCCATGcacaaaaaacttaaatattgcTACATGCATGGAAACCAGAACAGGCGAGTCGATAAATGTATTAGCTTTCTAATGCGCTTTTCTAGAGACATGATGTTTGAACGAATCATTCGCATGGCAAAAAATAAGCCTACATTCCGAATGGAGCAAATTGCCCACAGTCATCATCGTAGCAACAAAATTGAGgacagcaaaataaaaataattgaccaGAAAACATGGCTTGTACAGTCATCTTCTGGGCCAACATTATATTCTGTGTCGATTAATGACCATAGAAGTTGTATGGGCTGTCCTCTGTCATGCCctgaatgtaaaatatgtattcattattacaCATGTACATGcatcgattttaaaattaagggGAACTTTTGCAAACATGTTCATGCTTGTGTACGCATATCTGATAAAAAACAAACCTGTTTAACTACGAATGAAGAAGTAACAACCTCAGCCTTTGAAAGTCATAATAACAGTGTTGTAATGGGATCACAGGAACAACCAACTCATCTAAGAGATGCTGTGTCAGCTTCTAGTCAATTAACAGCTTTACTTAATGCTGCATTAGGAATTGCTAGTTCTGCTACAGATGAAGGCAAACTTAAAGCCTGTAAAAAAATAGAAGAAGCTATTCAGATTttacaatcaaataaaaatgtgtctGAAAACTCAAACTCATCTGGGCCCCATTTCTCAGAATTACCTGACATGGCAAGTCACAGAAATATAGATCAACAACGTTTTAATTCAACAAGAAAGAAACGAAAATTAACCAGTGGTAGACTGTCAAAACCAACTGAAAAAGAAAAGGTGTCTATTATAGAagctattaataatacaaatagaaCTAGCCAAGTTGTAAATACTGAATatgatcataaatattataatcataatatattataa
- the LOC103308609 gene encoding uncharacterized protein LOC103308609 yields MVDANYKFIAVDIGSFGREGDSEIFLKSNMGKKILDGSFGFPEAKKLPGLSTILPHVIVGDEAFRLHTHIMKPYTRQASKDDKTKSIFNYRLSRARRVTENAFGLLSQVFRVFYQPINIEPSTCDDSF; encoded by the coding sequence ATGGTTGACGCCAACTACAAATTTATTGCTGTAGACATTGGTTCGTTTGGTAGAGAAGGTGACagcgaaatatttttaaagtcgaacatgggtaaaaaaatattggatggGTCATTTGGTTTTCCAGAAGCAAAAAAATTACCAGGGTTATCAACAATTTTACCTCATGTTATTGTGGGGGATGAAGCCTTTAGGCTTCACACTCATATAATGAAACCATATACAAGACAAGCCTCAAAAGATGATAAGACAAagtctatatttaattatagattaAGTCGTGCCAGACGAGTGACGGAAAATGCGTTTGGTTTATTGAGCCAGGTTTTTCGCGTCTTTTATCAGCCTATAAACATTGAACCATCGACATGTGATGACAGTTTTTGA